The following are from one region of the Variovorax sp. V213 genome:
- a CDS encoding aspartate aminotransferase family protein, which produces MTHVFHRHLRQTPPVAAGSGGMFIRDAEGREYLDASGGAAVSSLGHAHPEVLAAMHAQIDKLAYAHTSFFTSEVAEQLADELIASAPEGMSHAYLVSGGSEAVEAALKMARQYFVEIGQPQRTHFIARRQSYHGNTLGALAVGGNAWRREPFAPILVPATHVAPCYPYREQRAGESAEQYGLRLAAELEAAIVAQGADRVIAFVAETVGGATAGVLTPVPGYFKAVRAVCDKYGVLLILDEVMCGMGRTGTLHACEQERVVPDLMTIAKGLGGGYQPIGAVLAQGGIVEAMSKGSGFFQHGHTYLGHPMACAAALAVQQVIRRDGLVAKVREDGAAFGAMLAEALGGHAHVGDIRGRGFFWGIELVADRASKAPFDPALKVNAALKKDAMARGLLCYPFGGTVDGRQGDHVLLAPPFIATRQDLREIATRLAASIDAVTSAVAR; this is translated from the coding sequence ATGACGCACGTCTTTCATCGCCACCTTCGCCAGACCCCGCCCGTTGCCGCCGGCTCCGGCGGCATGTTCATCCGCGACGCCGAAGGCCGCGAATACCTCGATGCCTCGGGCGGCGCGGCCGTGTCGTCGCTCGGCCACGCGCACCCCGAGGTGCTGGCGGCCATGCATGCGCAGATCGACAAGCTGGCCTACGCGCACACCAGCTTCTTCACGAGCGAAGTGGCCGAGCAATTGGCCGACGAGCTGATCGCTTCCGCCCCCGAGGGCATGAGCCATGCGTACCTGGTGAGCGGCGGGTCCGAGGCGGTCGAGGCGGCACTCAAGATGGCGCGTCAGTATTTCGTCGAGATCGGGCAGCCGCAGCGCACGCACTTCATCGCGCGCCGCCAGAGTTATCACGGCAACACGCTGGGCGCGCTGGCCGTGGGCGGCAATGCGTGGCGGCGCGAGCCATTTGCGCCCATCCTCGTGCCGGCGACGCATGTGGCGCCGTGCTACCCCTACCGCGAGCAGCGTGCCGGCGAGAGCGCCGAGCAATACGGCCTGCGCCTTGCGGCCGAGCTCGAGGCGGCCATCGTTGCGCAGGGCGCCGATCGCGTCATCGCCTTCGTGGCCGAAACGGTGGGGGGCGCCACGGCTGGCGTGCTCACGCCCGTGCCGGGCTACTTCAAGGCCGTGCGCGCGGTGTGCGACAAGTACGGCGTGCTGCTGATCCTGGACGAGGTGATGTGCGGCATGGGCCGCACCGGCACGCTGCATGCCTGCGAACAGGAGCGCGTGGTGCCCGACCTGATGACCATCGCCAAGGGCCTGGGCGGCGGCTACCAGCCGATCGGCGCGGTGCTGGCGCAGGGCGGGATCGTCGAGGCCATGTCGAAGGGCAGCGGCTTCTTCCAGCATGGCCACACCTACCTCGGCCATCCGATGGCCTGTGCGGCGGCGCTCGCGGTGCAGCAGGTGATCCGGCGCGACGGCTTGGTCGCCAAGGTGCGCGAAGACGGCGCAGCCTTCGGCGCCATGCTGGCCGAGGCGCTCGGCGGCCATGCGCACGTGGGCGACATCCGCGGCCGCGGCTTCTTCTGGGGCATCGAGCTGGTGGCCGACCGCGCGAGCAAGGCGCCGTTCGATCCGGCCTTGAAGGTCAATGCAGCCCTCAAGAAGGACGCCATGGCGCGCGGCCTGCTGTGCTACCCCTTCGGCGGCACGGTCGATGGCCGGCAGGGCGACCACGTGCTGCTGGCGCCGCCGTTCATCGCGACGCGGCAAGACCTGCGGGAAATCGCCACCCGACTTGCGGCTTCGATCGACGCAGTGACGAGTGCCGTCGCGCGCTGA
- a CDS encoding amino acid ABC transporter substrate-binding protein, whose protein sequence is MPKLRLPIPFGAAALAVAFALLLPHTAAQAQDNNDTLAKIKASGTITFGYRESSFGFSYLDGNLKPVGYSIEICNRIVEAVKSELKLPAVEIKYQAVTSANRIPLVQNGTVDIECGSTTNLVERQKQVAFSPDIFRYNVRMLVKADSGIRSIADLQGKTVVTTTGTTSFRLLREADKGRNLEVNNLGGKDHSDSFLLVESGRAQAFVLDDILLAGQVANARNPKDFIITGESLRTENQSLMFRKDDPAFKALVDRVVSGMMKSGEMEKLYNKWFMSPIPPKGININYPLNAETKEAFANPSSKGI, encoded by the coding sequence ATGCCCAAGCTTCGTCTGCCGATTCCCTTCGGCGCTGCCGCTCTCGCGGTAGCCTTCGCCCTGTTGTTGCCGCACACGGCCGCACAGGCCCAGGACAACAACGACACCCTCGCCAAGATCAAGGCGAGCGGCACCATCACCTTCGGCTACCGCGAGTCGTCGTTCGGCTTCTCGTACCTCGACGGCAACCTGAAGCCCGTGGGCTACAGCATCGAGATCTGCAATCGCATCGTCGAAGCGGTGAAGAGCGAGCTCAAGCTGCCGGCCGTCGAGATCAAGTACCAGGCCGTGACCTCGGCCAACCGCATTCCGCTGGTGCAGAACGGCACGGTCGACATCGAGTGCGGCTCCACCACCAACCTGGTGGAGCGCCAGAAACAGGTGGCGTTCTCGCCCGACATCTTCCGCTACAACGTGCGCATGCTGGTCAAGGCCGATTCTGGCATCAGGAGCATTGCCGACCTGCAGGGCAAGACGGTGGTCACCACCACCGGCACCACCTCGTTTCGCCTGCTGCGCGAGGCCGACAAGGGCCGCAATCTCGAGGTGAACAACCTCGGCGGCAAGGACCACAGCGACTCGTTCCTGCTGGTGGAAAGCGGCAGGGCGCAGGCCTTCGTGCTCGACGACATCCTGCTGGCCGGCCAGGTCGCGAACGCGCGCAACCCGAAGGACTTCATCATCACCGGCGAGAGCCTGCGCACCGAGAACCAGTCGCTCATGTTCCGCAAGGATGATCCGGCCTTCAAGGCGCTGGTGGATCGCGTGGTGTCGGGCATGATGAAGTCCGGCGAGATGGAGAAGCTCTACAACAAGTGGTTCATGTCGCCGATTCCGCCCAAGGGCATCAACATCAACTACCCGCTCAACGCCGAGACGAAAGAGGCCTTTGCCAATCCGTCTTCGAAGGGCATCTGA
- a CDS encoding aspartate/glutamate racemase family protein — protein sequence MTRIALIHALSHSVAPINAAFERDWPEAVRMNLLDDSLSADLARGGRGLDAAMRERFQRLAQYAVDTGVQGILFTCSAFGPCIEAVARRHAGIPVLKPNEAMVAEAAQAQSEGQGKLGLIATFAATLVSMPPEFPPGTALEPVLAEGALDALNAGDTQRHDTLIAAQAVALRHRGCTRIALAQFSMARARTACEQASGLPVLTTVDSAVRALRLRTGQVPG from the coding sequence ATGACCCGCATCGCACTCATCCACGCGCTTTCGCATTCGGTCGCGCCCATCAACGCCGCTTTCGAACGCGACTGGCCCGAAGCCGTGCGCATGAACCTGCTGGACGACAGTCTCTCGGCCGATCTTGCGCGCGGTGGGCGCGGCCTCGACGCCGCCATGCGCGAGCGATTCCAGCGGCTCGCGCAGTACGCGGTCGATACCGGCGTGCAGGGTATTCTCTTCACCTGCTCGGCCTTCGGGCCGTGCATCGAGGCGGTGGCGCGGCGGCATGCGGGCATTCCGGTGCTCAAGCCCAACGAGGCCATGGTCGCCGAGGCCGCGCAAGCTCAGAGCGAAGGGCAGGGCAAGCTCGGCCTCATCGCAACCTTCGCGGCCACGCTCGTGTCGATGCCGCCCGAATTTCCGCCCGGCACCGCGCTCGAGCCCGTGCTGGCCGAAGGCGCGCTCGATGCGCTGAACGCCGGCGACACACAGCGCCACGATACGTTGATCGCCGCGCAGGCCGTGGCGCTGCGCCATCGCGGCTGCACGCGCATTGCGCTGGCGCAGTTCAGCATGGCGCGCGCACGCACGGCCTGCGAGCAAGCGAGCGGCCTGCCGGTGCTCACCACCGTCGACAGTGCGGTTCGGGCCCTGCGGCTGCGCACCGGTCAAGTTCCTGGATAA
- a CDS encoding undecaprenyl-diphosphate phosphatase — protein sequence MDIVLLVKAAVMGIVEGLTEFLPISSTGHLILAGSLLGFDDAKAKVFDIAIQTGAIFAVILVYWQKIHSTVVALPRQAKARRLALNVIIGFIPAVVLGLIFGKMIKEQLFTPVVVASTFIIGGFIILWAEKRPPGSIRIEHVDDMTVWDALKVGLVQCFAMIPGTSRSGSTIIGGMLLGLSRQAATDFSFFLAIPTLIGAGAYSLYKERALLSMADVPLFSVGLVFSFVSAWLCVRWLLKYISTHDFIPFAWYRIAFGIVVLATAWTGTVVWAE from the coding sequence GTGGACATCGTTTTGCTGGTGAAGGCCGCCGTCATGGGCATCGTCGAGGGGCTGACAGAGTTTCTGCCCATCTCGTCGACCGGACATCTGATTCTTGCGGGCTCGTTGCTCGGCTTCGACGACGCCAAGGCCAAGGTGTTCGACATCGCCATCCAGACCGGTGCGATCTTCGCGGTGATCCTGGTGTACTGGCAGAAGATCCATTCCACCGTGGTGGCATTGCCGCGGCAGGCCAAGGCAAGGCGTCTCGCGCTCAACGTGATCATCGGCTTCATTCCCGCCGTGGTGCTCGGGCTGATATTCGGCAAGATGATCAAGGAGCAGCTCTTCACGCCCGTGGTGGTGGCAAGCACCTTCATCATCGGCGGCTTCATCATCCTGTGGGCCGAGAAGCGTCCGCCGGGCTCGATCCGCATCGAGCACGTCGACGACATGACGGTGTGGGACGCCCTCAAGGTCGGCCTGGTGCAGTGCTTCGCGATGATTCCGGGCACCAGCCGCAGCGGCTCGACCATCATCGGCGGCATGCTGCTTGGCCTGTCGCGGCAGGCGGCCACGGACTTCTCGTTCTTCCTTGCCATTCCGACGCTGATCGGCGCCGGTGCCTACAGCCTCTACAAGGAACGCGCACTGCTCTCGATGGCCGACGTTCCGCTGTTCTCCGTGGGGCTGGTGTTCTCGTTCGTCAGCGCGTGGCTCTGCGTGCGCTGGCTGCTGAAGTACATCAGCACGCACGACTTCATTCCGTTTGCCTGGTACCGCATCGCCTTCGGCATCGTGGTGCTGGCGACGGCATGGACGGGGACGGTGGTCTGGGCGGAGTAG
- a CDS encoding response regulator codes for MQERLHYVLSMLGCDEPQIAWTDDDATAMQLFESQRFGVALVDIGLPDGRGIELIEWLQAHHPQVSAVAISASLRTEETIFSALRAGAVAYLLKVRDDLELSIALRSIEQGGALIDAAIARRILAWHADHASDLLSMPDVMLTPRERNMLELVVQGLTHRDIAETLSTPRLAVERRTRNIYGKLALGSRAGSAYRMANGTILLR; via the coding sequence ATGCAGGAACGTTTGCACTACGTTTTGTCGATGCTCGGATGCGACGAGCCGCAGATCGCGTGGACCGACGACGACGCGACGGCCATGCAATTGTTCGAGAGCCAGCGCTTCGGCGTCGCCCTGGTGGATATCGGACTGCCGGACGGCCGCGGTATCGAGCTCATCGAATGGCTGCAAGCGCACCACCCGCAGGTGTCCGCGGTGGCAATTTCCGCCTCGTTGCGCACCGAGGAAACCATTTTTTCGGCATTGCGCGCAGGCGCCGTGGCCTATTTGCTGAAGGTACGCGACGATCTCGAACTCAGCATCGCGCTGCGAAGCATCGAACAAGGCGGCGCGCTCATCGATGCGGCCATTGCCCGGCGCATTCTCGCGTGGCATGCCGATCACGCGAGCGACTTGCTGTCCATGCCGGACGTGATGCTGACGCCGCGCGAACGCAACATGCTGGAACTCGTGGTGCAGGGCCTCACCCACCGCGACATCGCCGAAACGCTTTCGACCCCCCGGCTTGCGGTGGAACGCCGCACCAGGAACATCTATGGAAAGCTGGCGCTCGGCTCGCGGGCCGGCTCGGCCTACCGCATGGCCAACGGAACCATTCTGCTGCGATAG
- a CDS encoding ATP-binding protein: MRVVSGLSVQEIVRAFLVGESAMEQRISRAKKARCLGWHSLRCARCTGARRRPTSQSLDLLRFLQEALTNVLKHSASRRVDVAVSRAGAELRLSVRDDGCGFVVDKSASARMGQPAMDLSRGEQTR; encoded by the coding sequence ATGCGCGTCGTCTCGGGCCTCTCGGTGCAGGAAATTGTGCGTGCCTTTCTGGTGGGTGAAAGCGCCATGGAGCAGCGCATCTCGCGCGCCAAGAAAGCGCGTTGCCTCGGCTGGCATTCCCTTCGATGCGCCCGGTGCACGGGAGCGCGGCGGCGCCCAACCTCGCAGAGCCTCGACCTGCTGCGCTTTCTGCAGGAGGCACTGACCAATGTGCTCAAGCACAGCGCAAGTCGCCGCGTGGATGTGGCAGTGTCGCGCGCCGGCGCCGAACTGAGGCTCAGCGTGCGCGACGACGGCTGCGGCTTCGTGGTGGACAAGTCTGCATCCGCCCGGATGGGCCAGCCCGCCATGGACCTGTCAAGAGGGGAACAGACCAGATGA
- a CDS encoding alpha/beta hydrolase yields the protein MVMPPVVFSHGNSFPASTYRVVLDSLRNRGFEVDAIEKFGHDPKYPVTDNWPHLVQQLADFAQQHADRASRPVFLVGHSLGGFLSLMCAAMHPALACGVVLLDSPILGGWRANTLSLVKRTPLMKTVSPGAISRRRKNRWAHREAVFEHFRSKKAFAKWDEQVLHDYIDHGTFDSDDTRELSFDRNVETAIYNTLPHNLGALLRRHPLKCKVAFIGGRQSAEMKQVGMAMTEQVTKGRIAMLDGTHLFPMEKPLATAAAIEASLRNLLV from the coding sequence ATGGTGATGCCCCCCGTCGTCTTCTCGCACGGCAACAGTTTCCCTGCGAGCACCTACCGCGTCGTTCTCGACAGCCTGCGCAACCGCGGCTTCGAGGTCGATGCCATCGAGAAGTTCGGGCACGACCCGAAGTACCCGGTCACCGACAACTGGCCGCACCTGGTGCAGCAGCTGGCCGACTTCGCGCAGCAGCACGCCGACCGCGCCAGCAGGCCGGTGTTCCTGGTCGGCCATTCGCTTGGCGGGTTCCTGAGCCTGATGTGCGCGGCCATGCATCCGGCACTCGCCTGCGGCGTGGTGCTGCTCGATTCGCCCATCCTGGGCGGCTGGCGCGCGAACACGCTGAGCCTCGTGAAGCGCACCCCGCTGATGAAGACCGTGTCGCCCGGCGCCATCAGCCGCCGGCGCAAGAACCGCTGGGCGCACCGCGAGGCGGTGTTCGAGCACTTCCGCAGCAAGAAGGCCTTTGCCAAGTGGGACGAGCAGGTGCTTCACGACTATATCGACCACGGCACCTTCGACAGCGACGACACGCGCGAGCTGAGCTTCGACCGCAACGTGGAAACGGCCATCTACAACACCTTGCCCCACAACCTCGGCGCCCTGCTGCGCCGCCACCCGCTCAAGTGCAAGGTGGCCTTCATCGGCGGGCGCCAGTCGGCCGAGATGAAGCAGGTGGGAATGGCGATGACCGAGCAAGTCACCAAGGGGCGCATTGCCATGCTCGACGGCACGCACCTGTTTCCCATGGAAAAGCCGCTGGCCACCGCCGCGGCCATCGAGGCGTCGCTTCGCAACCTGCTGGTCTGA
- a CDS encoding peptidase — protein sequence MTYCVGIKLNAGLVFLSDSRTNAGVDHISTFRKMIVYEQPGDRVMVLLSAGNLSISQSVREILQIEELRETREDGTQGDPITIWNAKSMFDAARVLGSAVRHVYDRDAEALKHAGLDFNVSFIFGGQVKGEGMRLFLVYAAGNFIEATTETPYFQVGESKYGKPVLDRVLTPETPLDEAAKCALVSMDSTMKSNLSVGLPLDLVVYEANKFETDRVICIDADNPYYRMMHNSWGQKLREVFDSIEDPVWDDAATEHPLKMPATRHSPLRKISTPDEKLI from the coding sequence ATGACTTACTGCGTAGGCATCAAACTCAACGCCGGCCTGGTGTTTCTCTCCGACTCCCGTACCAACGCGGGCGTGGACCACATCAGCACCTTCCGCAAGATGATCGTCTACGAGCAGCCGGGCGACCGCGTCATGGTGCTGCTGTCGGCTGGCAACCTGAGCATCTCCCAGTCGGTGCGCGAAATCCTCCAGATCGAGGAGCTGCGCGAGACCCGGGAAGACGGCACCCAGGGCGACCCCATCACCATCTGGAACGCCAAGAGCATGTTCGACGCCGCGCGCGTACTCGGCTCGGCCGTGCGCCACGTGTACGACCGCGACGCCGAGGCGCTCAAGCATGCGGGGCTCGATTTCAACGTTTCGTTCATCTTCGGCGGGCAGGTCAAGGGCGAAGGGATGCGCCTGTTCCTGGTCTACGCGGCCGGCAACTTCATCGAGGCCACCACCGAGACGCCCTACTTCCAGGTCGGCGAATCGAAATACGGCAAGCCCGTGCTCGACCGCGTGCTCACGCCCGAAACCCCGCTCGACGAAGCCGCCAAGTGCGCGCTGGTCTCGATGGACTCGACCATGAAGTCGAACCTTTCGGTCGGCCTGCCGCTCGACCTGGTGGTGTACGAGGCCAACAAGTTCGAGACCGACCGCGTCATCTGCATCGACGCCGACAACCCCTACTACCGCATGATGCACAACAGCTGGGGCCAGAAGCTGCGCGAGGTGTTCGACAGCATCGAAGACCCGGTGTGGGACGACGCCGCCACCGAGCATCCGCTCAAGATGCCCGCCACGCGCCACAGCCCGCTGCGCAAGATTTCGACGCCCGACGAAAAACTCATCTGA